Proteins encoded together in one Polaribacter reichenbachii window:
- a CDS encoding helix-turn-helix domain-containing protein, producing MKTTFGEYIRLLRNENELTLTQLAAKLNLDSANLSKIENGKREFDEKRLPKLAKIFKLNLTELRNEYVTDQIGKHIYETNCTKQLLQVAEEKAEYRRTLNKSLQTQ from the coding sequence ATGAAAACCACATTTGGAGAATACATCCGACTTTTACGAAACGAAAACGAATTGACTTTAACTCAACTTGCGGCCAAACTGAATTTGGACTCTGCAAACTTGAGCAAAATCGAGAACGGAAAACGAGAGTTCGATGAAAAACGCTTACCAAAACTTGCCAAAATCTTCAAACTCAATCTTACGGAATTGCGAAATGAATATGTGACTGACCAAATTGGAAAACATATTTACGAAACAAATTGTACAAAACAACTTTTGCAAGTTGCCGAGGAAAAAGCAGAATACAGAAGAACACTTAATAAATCACTTCAAACACAATAA
- a CDS encoding DNA cytosine methyltransferase, with translation MNVVSFFAGAGGLDLGFEKAGFNVVWANEYDKDIWETYEKNHKSTILDRRSIVDIESDEVPECDGIIGGPPCQSWSEAGSLRGINDKRGQLFYDFIRILEAKQPKFFLAENVSGMLLERHSEALKNIKEMFKNAGYRLSFKLLNASDFDVPQDRKRVFFVGIREDLDFEFQFPQPLKKKVTLEQKIADLKDSVVPAKEGNKTNKENCKVPNHEYMIGGFSSMFMSRNRVRSWDEQSFTIQAGGRHAPLHPQAPKMKFIEQNIRVFVPGQEDLYRRLSVRECARIQTFPNNFIFHYKHIAAGYKMIGNAVPVNLAKHIAISIKSQIESAEKKPKRVTKKKLELENTLS, from the coding sequence ATGAATGTAGTATCATTTTTCGCAGGAGCTGGCGGATTAGATTTAGGATTTGAAAAAGCAGGATTTAATGTTGTTTGGGCAAACGAATATGACAAAGATATTTGGGAAACTTACGAAAAGAATCATAAAAGTACAATACTTGACAGACGAAGTATCGTAGATATAGAATCTGACGAAGTTCCAGAATGTGATGGAATTATTGGCGGACCACCTTGTCAAAGTTGGAGTGAAGCTGGTTCATTACGTGGAATAAATGATAAAAGGGGACAATTATTTTATGACTTTATCCGAATATTAGAAGCTAAACAGCCAAAGTTCTTTCTTGCCGAAAATGTGAGCGGAATGTTATTGGAAAGACATAGCGAAGCTTTAAAAAATATTAAAGAAATGTTTAAAAATGCTGGCTACAGATTGTCTTTTAAATTATTAAATGCATCTGACTTTGATGTACCTCAAGATAGAAAAAGAGTATTTTTTGTTGGCATTCGAGAAGACCTAGATTTTGAATTTCAATTTCCTCAACCATTAAAAAAGAAAGTTACACTTGAGCAAAAGATAGCGGATTTAAAAGATTCCGTTGTTCCTGCAAAAGAAGGTAACAAAACAAACAAAGAAAATTGTAAAGTACCAAATCACGAATATATGATTGGTGGTTTTTCTTCAATGTTTATGTCAAGAAATAGAGTAAGAAGTTGGGACGAACAATCTTTTACAATACAAGCAGGTGGACGACACGCACCACTTCATCCTCAAGCACCAAAAATGAAATTCATTGAACAAAACATTCGTGTTTTTGTTCCAGGACAAGAAGATTTATATCGTAGATTAAGTGTTCGAGAATGTGCAAGAATTCAAACTTTTCCAAACAATTTTATCTTTCATTACAAACATATTGCTGCTGGATATAAAATGATAGGAAATGCTGTTCCTGTAAATCTGGCTAAACATATTGCCATAAGTATTAAATCTCAAATTGAGAGTGCAGAAAAGAAACCAAAACGAGTTACGAAGAAAAAATTGGAACTAGAAAATACACTTTCATAA
- a CDS encoding HaeIII family restriction endonuclease, with the protein MASQTINGKAFEYALLFEFYERLKTITSVSITENEPYKTAKGFFDSFCESEQDTFRITASASINFLIDIEPRLSNGISEDDILVLELVSDQAGQTGDVRDVLMIRSLQKWEIGISAKNNHRAVKHSRLSNKINFGEKWLGVSCSDNYFKEINPIFDMLADLRTKDKSTKWTSIENMHQVVYIPILDAFRKELLRLDKENPSIVAENLVQYLIGNQDFYKVIKGKKKVEIQAYNLHGTLNLPFEKIKPKAKIPKLKLPTRLIEIVYQENSTTTLLVSLNEGWQISFRIHNASSRVEPSLKFDINLVSAPHTLFTNHIFVNG; encoded by the coding sequence ATGGCTAGTCAAACTATTAATGGTAAAGCTTTCGAGTATGCTTTACTCTTTGAATTTTACGAACGTTTAAAAACAATTACAAGCGTTTCGATAACAGAAAATGAACCTTACAAAACAGCTAAAGGCTTTTTTGATAGTTTCTGCGAATCTGAACAAGACACTTTTAGAATAACAGCAAGTGCATCAATTAATTTCCTCATTGACATTGAACCTAGGTTATCAAATGGAATTAGCGAAGATGATATTTTGGTTTTAGAATTAGTAAGCGACCAAGCTGGGCAAACTGGAGATGTACGAGACGTTTTAATGATTCGCTCTTTACAAAAATGGGAGATTGGGATTTCTGCAAAAAATAATCACAGAGCAGTTAAGCATTCAAGATTATCTAACAAAATCAACTTTGGAGAAAAGTGGTTAGGCGTTTCTTGTTCGGATAACTATTTTAAAGAAATCAATCCAATATTTGATATGCTCGCTGATTTGAGAACAAAAGATAAATCAACGAAATGGACTTCAATCGAAAATATGCACCAAGTTGTATATATCCCAATTTTAGATGCTTTTAGAAAAGAATTACTTCGTTTAGACAAAGAAAACCCAAGTATTGTTGCAGAAAATTTAGTTCAATATCTAATCGGAAATCAAGATTTTTACAAAGTAATTAAAGGTAAAAAGAAAGTTGAAATTCAGGCTTACAATTTACACGGAACTTTGAATCTGCCATTTGAGAAAATAAAACCAAAAGCAAAAATTCCTAAACTAAAATTGCCGACAAGATTAATCGAAATTGTTTATCAAGAAAACTCGACAACAACATTATTGGTTTCCTTAAACGAAGGTTGGCAAATATCTTTTAGAATTCATAATGCAAGTTCGCGAGTTGAGCCTTCATTGAAATTTGATATTAATTTAGTGAGTGCACCACATACTTTGTTTACGAATCACATATTTGTGAACGGATAA
- a CDS encoding helix-turn-helix domain-containing protein, whose product MKTQKQPWRKKAYEKATLELKLFVVDQIQNGQISSNFASKKYNVPRTTIAYWIKKYSTLVQQNTGMSKLDEIKKLKERIEELEFVKEFQQDIIADMEIITGVDLAKKSLPKILAKEIALKKKNLLKSSGSMNILGSVNKPITKDLKHKKTSK is encoded by the coding sequence ATGAAAACACAAAAACAACCCTGGCGAAAAAAAGCGTACGAAAAAGCTACTTTAGAACTCAAATTATTCGTCGTTGACCAAATTCAGAATGGTCAGATTTCTTCAAACTTTGCTTCCAAAAAATATAATGTTCCTAGAACTACAATTGCCTATTGGATTAAAAAATATAGTACTTTAGTCCAACAAAATACTGGTATGAGTAAATTAGACGAAATTAAAAAACTAAAGGAACGTATTGAGGAATTGGAGTTTGTAAAGGAATTTCAACAAGATATTATTGCTGATATGGAAATCATTACTGGAGTCGATTTGGCAAAAAAGTCGTTACCCAAAATATTAGCAAAAGAGATAGCACTAAAAAAGAAAAACCTTTTAAAGTCAAGTGGTTCTATGAATATTTTGGGATCAGTAAACAAGCCTATTACAAAAGACTTAAAACACAAGAAAACAAGCAAATAA
- a CDS encoding IS3 family transposase, producing the protein MSKQAYYKRLKTQENKQINHQKIIVMVQDYRKLVGMRTGGIKLYTELKQDFINQNIKIGRDKFYDVLRLHNLLVPKLKNYVTTTNSNHQFRKYKNRILNQVPSRPEQLWVSDITYIKTENGHNYLAIVTDAYSKQIMGYKLDNHMRTSLCKDALAMAIKNRKYPNEKLIHHSDRGFQYCNPKYTAFAEENGIIMSMTEQYDPYENAIAERINRTLKYEYGLRNLMKNTSIAQETAKQAVFIYNNLRTHFSLDLRKPAEVHLNPNIKYKSYRKNNVNLTELKI; encoded by the coding sequence ATCAGTAAACAAGCCTATTACAAAAGACTTAAAACACAAGAAAACAAGCAAATAAACCATCAGAAAATTATTGTAATGGTACAGGATTATCGTAAATTAGTGGGTATGAGAACTGGTGGTATTAAGCTCTATACAGAACTAAAACAAGACTTTATTAACCAAAACATCAAAATAGGTCGAGACAAGTTTTATGATGTGTTAAGACTACACAACCTACTGGTTCCTAAACTTAAAAACTATGTAACAACTACAAACTCAAACCATCAATTTAGAAAGTATAAAAACCGAATTCTAAACCAAGTACCTTCTAGACCTGAACAACTGTGGGTTAGCGACATAACCTACATTAAAACGGAAAATGGACACAATTACTTAGCCATTGTAACAGATGCATATTCTAAACAAATTATGGGATATAAACTCGATAATCATATGAGGACATCACTTTGTAAAGATGCACTTGCTATGGCTATTAAAAATAGAAAATACCCGAATGAAAAACTGATTCATCATTCTGATAGAGGGTTTCAATATTGTAATCCTAAATACACTGCATTTGCTGAAGAAAATGGAATAATTATGAGTATGACAGAACAATATGATCCATACGAAAATGCAATTGCGGAAAGAATTAATAGAACTTTAAAATATGAATATGGGCTAAGAAATCTGATGAAAAATACATCTATTGCTCAAGAAACTGCAAAACAAGCCGTTTTTATTTACAATAATTTAAGAACACATTTTAGCCTAGACTTAAGAAAACCTGCTGAAGTACATTTAAATCCGAATATCAAATACAAATCATACAGAAAAAATAATGTAAATTTGACTGAACTTAAAATTTAA
- a CDS encoding Lrp/AsnC family transcriptional regulator: protein MVDEIDRKLLDVLKENSRLSFADLGRKINLSPSAVRERVQKLEEFGVIQKYGIQLDQKKLGNDIEAFILLKVFPGQLVHVLEKIKTFDEIMETYRITGSQNIHLKVAVKNQLCLQKLLDELMIFSDTSTFLILSEV from the coding sequence ATGGTAGATGAAATAGATAGAAAATTACTTGATGTTTTAAAAGAGAATTCTAGATTATCTTTTGCTGATTTAGGAAGAAAAATAAATTTATCTCCTTCTGCAGTTAGAGAGCGAGTTCAGAAGTTAGAAGAATTTGGAGTTATTCAGAAATATGGAATTCAGTTAGATCAAAAAAAACTGGGTAATGATATTGAAGCCTTTATTTTATTAAAAGTTTTTCCGGGTCAATTAGTACATGTTCTTGAAAAAATAAAAACTTTTGATGAAATTATGGAGACTTATCGGATTACAGGTAGTCAGAATATTCATTTAAAAGTTGCTGTTAAGAATCAGTTGTGTTTGCAAAAATTATTAGATGAACTAATGATTTTTAGTGATACAAGTACTTTTTTAATTTTATCTGAAGTATAG
- a CDS encoding 2-hydroxyacid dehydrogenase has translation MSILLIFENKDVNPWKKELETKLPNETIEVYPNVKNNKNVEFVICWKPKKHILKKIPNIKVIHSVGASIDHIINSQTVKKDQIITRIVDEKLSDDMWEFLLTIVLSELKNMNRYAAQQNQKLWQQLAYRSINNTTVSILGLGKIGSYVAQKFAQIGFNVKGWSNSAKQIENVTSFSGENEFNLCLNNSDFLINLLPLTPKTKGILNTKTFQQLPKNAFIINVGRGEHLITKDLIHQLNNDTLSGAFLDVFNKEPLPKEHPFWQHSKIQISPHIASLTNVKTATNQIIENYKRFLNNEHLLNVVSLKKGY, from the coding sequence ATGAGTATTTTATTAATCTTTGAAAACAAAGACGTTAATCCTTGGAAAAAAGAATTGGAGACAAAATTACCCAATGAAACCATTGAAGTTTACCCAAATGTAAAAAATAATAAAAATGTTGAATTTGTTATTTGTTGGAAACCTAAGAAACATATTTTAAAAAAAATCCCAAATATAAAAGTAATTCATTCTGTTGGTGCTTCTATTGACCATATTATAAATTCACAAACTGTAAAAAAAGATCAAATAATTACACGCATTGTTGATGAAAAATTATCTGATGATATGTGGGAATTTTTACTCACAATTGTATTATCAGAATTAAAGAATATGAACAGATATGCTGCACAACAAAATCAAAAATTATGGCAACAACTTGCTTATCGATCAATAAATAATACAACAGTTTCTATTTTAGGTTTAGGCAAGATAGGTAGTTATGTAGCTCAAAAATTTGCCCAAATTGGTTTTAATGTAAAAGGTTGGAGCAATTCTGCTAAACAAATTGAAAATGTTACAAGTTTTTCTGGTGAAAATGAATTCAATTTATGTTTAAATAATTCTGATTTCCTAATCAATTTATTGCCCTTAACCCCAAAAACGAAAGGGATTTTAAATACAAAAACATTTCAGCAATTACCCAAAAATGCTTTTATCATTAATGTGGGCAGAGGCGAGCATTTAATAACAAAAGATTTAATACATCAACTAAATAATGACACTCTTTCTGGAGCTTTTTTAGATGTTTTTAATAAAGAACCTTTACCTAAAGAACATCCTTTTTGGCAACATTCTAAAATTCAAATTTCACCCCATATAGCAAGTTTAACAAATGTAAAAACAGCCACAAATCAAATTATAGAAAATTACAAACGCTTTCTAAATAATGAGCACTTGCTAAATGTTGTATCATTAAAAAAAGGATATTAA
- a CDS encoding VOC family protein, protein MDYKFHLAFKVKDIKSTIQFYHHILGCNLGRQTEDWVDFDFFGHQLSAHVSNNIPDLDYCGKVDSLKVPIPHFGAIIDNTTFSDVYDRLEKNNLDFIFKPQERYMGKKGAQKTMFILDFSNNPLEFKSFTDEQEIFK, encoded by the coding sequence ATGGATTACAAATTTCACCTTGCATTTAAAGTAAAAGATATTAAAAGCACAATTCAATTTTATCATCATATATTAGGTTGCAATTTAGGCAGGCAAACAGAAGATTGGGTTGATTTCGATTTTTTTGGTCATCAATTATCTGCTCACGTTTCAAATAATATTCCTGATTTAGATTATTGTGGAAAAGTAGATAGTCTTAAAGTTCCTATACCACATTTTGGTGCAATTATAGATAACACTACATTTTCTGATGTTTATGATAGATTAGAAAAAAATAATCTAGATTTCATTTTTAAACCTCAAGAAAGATATATGGGTAAAAAAGGAGCACAAAAAACGATGTTTATTTTAGATTTTAGTAATAATCCTTTAGAGTTTAAAAGTTTTACAGATGAACAAGAAATTTTTAAATAA
- a CDS encoding flavodoxin family protein — protein MDFSNLKVIYINCTLKKSPQESHTASLINVSKAIMTKENVQIDELRLIDHQVASGVYPDMTEYGWDTDEWPKISKRILDADILIIGTPIWLGEKSSEAQKLIERLYALSGQTNDKGQYIYYGKVGGCIITGNEDGIKHCAMGILYSLQHIGYSIPPQADCGWIGKVGPGPSYGDKEWKGEKLDNPVGFNSDFTNRNTTFMTYNLLHLALMLKNNNGYPNYGNSRQNWDDGERWGFENPEYR, from the coding sequence ATAGATTTTAGCAATTTAAAAGTAATTTACATAAACTGTACACTTAAAAAATCACCACAAGAAAGTCATACAGCTTCGTTAATAAACGTTTCTAAAGCTATTATGACCAAAGAAAATGTTCAAATTGACGAATTAAGATTGATAGATCATCAAGTTGCAAGTGGCGTTTATCCTGATATGACAGAATATGGATGGGATACTGACGAGTGGCCTAAAATATCTAAAAGAATTTTAGATGCTGATATTTTAATTATTGGGACACCTATTTGGTTAGGCGAAAAATCTTCTGAAGCTCAAAAATTAATAGAAAGATTATATGCATTAAGTGGACAAACGAATGATAAAGGCCAATATATTTATTATGGTAAAGTTGGTGGCTGTATTATAACTGGTAATGAAGACGGAATTAAACATTGTGCAATGGGTATTTTATATTCGTTGCAACATATTGGTTATTCAATTCCTCCTCAAGCAGATTGTGGTTGGATTGGAAAAGTAGGCCCAGGACCAAGTTATGGTGATAAAGAATGGAAAGGAGAAAAATTAGATAACCCTGTTGGTTTTAACAGCGATTTTACGAACAGAAACACCACTTTTATGACTTACAATTTACTACACTTAGCTTTAATGCTAAAAAACAATAACGGATACCCGAATTACGGTAACTCTCGCCAAAACTGGGATGATGGAGAACGTTGGGGATTCGAAAATCCTGAGTATAGATAA
- a CDS encoding DUF4198 domain-containing protein, with protein MGTYFLQANQEATLSLYNGTFETSENIITRDRIIDASVVSQGERKAINTNDWQDKDSTITQLKFKTGNPGTYVAGVSTKARNIALTADKFNAYLNSDGVFDMLDYRTKNNLLEQDAVENYQKHVKAIYQVGDVKTDDWKTVLGYPIEFVPQANPYQKYSGDSIDILLLLDGKPIANQLVFADNIKSANAHSHHNENDEHTHDGEMHSHDDTEDHTHTNGQQLHTNSKGIVTVNLKEEGIYFMRTISMINVTDSDELTHQSKWATLTFEVGHSHNNAHAHDDDHKNEIPTWVFILGSILAVGVLFLFFRNKDK; from the coding sequence ATGGGTACCTATTTTTTACAAGCAAATCAAGAAGCTACTTTAAGTCTGTATAATGGAACTTTTGAAACCAGCGAAAACATAATCACAAGAGATCGTATTATTGATGCTTCTGTAGTTTCGCAAGGAGAAAGAAAAGCCATAAACACCAATGATTGGCAAGATAAAGATAGCACAATTACTCAGTTAAAATTTAAAACTGGTAATCCAGGAACTTATGTTGCAGGTGTATCTACTAAAGCAAGAAATATAGCACTTACTGCAGATAAATTTAATGCTTATCTAAATAGCGATGGTGTTTTTGATATGCTAGATTATAGAACAAAAAATAATTTACTAGAACAAGATGCTGTTGAGAATTATCAGAAACACGTAAAAGCAATCTATCAAGTTGGTGATGTAAAAACCGATGATTGGAAAACTGTTTTAGGCTATCCTATTGAATTTGTTCCTCAAGCTAATCCGTACCAAAAATATAGTGGAGACAGCATCGATATTTTATTATTGTTAGATGGTAAACCAATAGCTAATCAATTGGTTTTTGCTGATAATATTAAAAGTGCTAATGCTCACTCTCATCATAATGAAAATGATGAACATACTCACGATGGAGAAATGCATTCGCATGACGATACCGAAGATCATACACATACAAATGGGCAACAATTACATACAAACAGTAAAGGTATAGTTACTGTAAATCTAAAAGAAGAAGGCATTTATTTTATGCGTACCATAAGTATGATTAATGTTACAGATTCTGATGAGTTAACACATCAATCTAAATGGGCTACACTTACTTTTGAAGTTGGTCACTCTCATAATAACGCACATGCACATGATGATGATCATAAAAATGAAATACCAACTTGGGTATTTATTCTAGGAAGTATATTAGCTGTTGGTGTTTTATTTTTATTCTTTAGAAACAAGGATAAATAA
- a CDS encoding HupE/UreJ family protein, with amino-acid sequence MKFNLKRYLPLLLLFVPFLSFAHDVTSSDQELLRTGGLWAYIQVGATHMLTGYDHLLFLAGVVFYLKSFKDILKFITFFTIGHCITLIGATYTGITANEHIVDAVIALSVFYKGFENLNGFKKLKIKAPNLLLMVGLFGLIHGFGLSTRLQSFDIGNDQFLAKILCFNLGVELGQVLALIPIIGIITLFRNKKQFPAFYKAINWYLIFIGIALFIYQIYNYYN; translated from the coding sequence ATGAAATTTAACTTAAAGAGATATTTACCTCTATTGCTATTATTTGTTCCTTTTTTAAGTTTTGCTCATGATGTAACAAGTTCAGATCAAGAATTATTGCGCACTGGAGGCTTGTGGGCTTACATTCAAGTTGGTGCAACACATATGCTAACTGGTTACGATCATTTACTTTTTTTAGCTGGTGTAGTATTTTACTTAAAAAGCTTTAAAGATATTTTAAAGTTTATAACCTTTTTTACTATTGGCCATTGTATTACTTTAATTGGTGCTACTTATACTGGTATAACTGCAAATGAACATATTGTAGATGCAGTTATTGCCTTGAGTGTATTTTATAAAGGGTTTGAAAATTTAAACGGATTTAAAAAACTAAAAATTAAAGCACCCAATTTATTATTGATGGTTGGTCTTTTTGGTTTGATACACGGTTTCGGATTATCAACAAGATTACAGTCTTTTGATATTGGAAACGATCAATTTTTAGCAAAAATTTTGTGTTTTAATCTAGGTGTAGAATTAGGACAAGTTTTGGCATTAATACCAATTATAGGTATAATTACACTTTTTAGAAATAAAAAACAATTTCCTGCATTTTACAAAGCAATTAACTGGTACTTGATCTTTATTGGTATTGCCTTGTTTATTTATCAGATTTATAATTATTATAATTAA
- a CDS encoding lysophospholipid acyltransferase family protein: protein MPLFKRNPFGHYLFIKKFIIRLFGVVSHGRYRKFNNLNIEGSEILRNLPDKNVLFISNHQTYFADVAAMFHVFNASLSGREDSIKNIGYIWNPKLNVYFVAAGETMKAGLLPKIFAYAGSVSIDRTWRSAGKNVNRQVKNSDISNIGKAIKDGWVITFPQGTTTPFKPIRRGTAHIIKTFKPVVVPIVIDGFRRSFDKKGLSIKRKNVLQSMVIKEPLEIDYDNEEIAEIVTKIEYAIEQHPSFLKVLSPKEAEEYLKEEEELNKQRTFW, encoded by the coding sequence ATGCCTTTATTTAAAAGGAATCCTTTTGGACATTATTTATTCATAAAAAAGTTTATTATCCGACTTTTTGGAGTAGTTTCTCATGGACGCTACAGAAAGTTTAACAATCTTAATATAGAAGGTTCTGAAATTTTAAGAAATCTACCAGATAAAAATGTTTTATTCATTTCTAATCATCAAACTTATTTTGCTGATGTTGCTGCGATGTTTCATGTTTTTAACGCATCTTTAAGTGGTAGAGAAGATTCTATCAAAAATATAGGTTACATCTGGAATCCTAAATTAAACGTTTATTTTGTGGCTGCTGGCGAAACTATGAAAGCAGGTTTATTGCCAAAAATATTTGCGTATGCAGGTTCTGTTTCTATTGATAGAACTTGGAGAAGTGCTGGTAAAAATGTAAACAGACAAGTTAAAAATTCTGATATTTCTAATATTGGTAAAGCTATAAAAGATGGTTGGGTTATTACCTTTCCTCAAGGAACTACAACTCCTTTTAAGCCAATTAGAAGAGGTACAGCGCATATTATTAAAACTTTTAAGCCTGTTGTTGTGCCAATTGTAATTGATGGCTTTAGACGTTCTTTTGATAAAAAAGGATTAAGCATAAAAAGAAAAAACGTGCTGCAATCTATGGTAATAAAAGAGCCATTAGAAATTGATTACGATAACGAAGAAATTGCAGAAATTGTAACTAAAATAGAATATGCTATAGAACAGCATCCTTCATTTTTAAAGGTATTATCTCCTAAAGAAGCAGAAGAATATTTAAAAGAAGAAGAAGAGTTAAATAAGCAACGCACTTTTTGGTAA
- a CDS encoding NUDIX hydrolase: protein MNFKDFTDKIDEIKSTKLGGLEAQFIMAPKLRLKFDKEKIVASNPRKAAVLALFYPNDKNQTNLLLTQRASYKGTHSAQISFPGGKIEENDINLEATALRETWEEVGVRSSSVEIIRELTDVYIPPSNFLATPFIGYVTKRPKFILNHEVANTIEILITDLLNDKHLTTVNLSTSYMKNIDVPCFKINNHIIWGATGMMLSEIKELLK from the coding sequence ATGAATTTTAAAGATTTTACTGATAAAATTGACGAGATAAAGTCAACAAAATTAGGAGGTTTAGAGGCTCAGTTTATTATGGCGCCAAAACTTCGATTAAAATTTGATAAAGAAAAGATTGTCGCCAGTAATCCTAGAAAAGCTGCAGTTTTGGCATTATTTTATCCAAATGATAAAAACCAAACGAATTTACTTTTAACACAAAGAGCAAGTTATAAAGGCACACATTCAGCTCAAATTAGTTTTCCAGGTGGTAAAATTGAAGAAAATGATATAAACTTAGAAGCAACTGCTTTACGAGAAACTTGGGAAGAAGTTGGAGTTCGATCATCATCTGTAGAAATAATAAGAGAACTGACAGATGTTTATATACCACCAAGTAATTTTTTAGCAACGCCATTTATTGGTTATGTAACTAAAAGACCAAAGTTTATCTTAAATCACGAAGTAGCAAATACTATTGAGATTTTAATCACAGATTTATTGAACGACAAGCATTTAACTACTGTAAACTTATCAACCTCATATATGAAAAACATAGATGTGCCTTGTTTTAAAATTAATAATCATATTATTTGGGGGGCTACAGGTATGATGCTTTCAGAAATTAAAGAACTACTAAAATAG
- a CDS encoding DUF6787 family protein, with product MDKLKERWGIENNWAIFFIFCAFAVNGSFAAWVAKPVTSFIGLTPETLNPWLYWPLRILLIFPIYQLTLPIVGWLFGQFKFFWAFEKKFLGRLGLGFLFKENS from the coding sequence ATGGATAAATTAAAAGAAAGATGGGGTATAGAAAATAATTGGGCTATTTTCTTTATTTTTTGTGCTTTTGCTGTAAATGGTTCTTTTGCAGCTTGGGTTGCAAAACCCGTTACTAGTTTTATTGGGTTAACTCCAGAAACTCTAAATCCTTGGTTGTATTGGCCACTTAGAATTTTACTAATTTTTCCTATTTATCAATTAACATTACCAATTGTGGGTTGGTTATTTGGTCAGTTTAAATTCTTTTGGGCTTTCGAAAAAAAGTTTTTAGGCAGATTAGGTTTAGGCTTTTTATTTAAAGAAAATAGTTAA
- the lgt gene encoding prolipoprotein diacylglyceryl transferase: MNFLAIEWDPSLGIDLGFFTVRWYSLMFVAAFLLGLYLMKKIFVKDEIPAEKLDTLFMYVFVSMLVGMRLGDVFFYSWDYYQHHLLEIILPMKKINGSWEFTGYTGFASHGAAIGIPIALYFYSKKHLQKPWLFILDRLAIMVALAGFFIRLGNFFNSEIYGKETGSDFGVIFKGAGETAARHPTQLYEAFSYLALFFVMWFIYWKTDKKQKLGYLFGLFMIVLWSLRFFIEFLKEAQVDGREDWVFNSLNTGQVLSIPLVLIGVYLMFRKTKTVKETV, from the coding sequence ATGAATTTTTTAGCAATAGAGTGGGATCCATCATTAGGTATAGACCTAGGTTTTTTTACTGTTAGATGGTACAGTTTAATGTTTGTTGCCGCTTTTTTATTGGGTTTATATCTAATGAAAAAAATATTTGTAAAAGATGAAATTCCGGCAGAAAAATTAGACACACTTTTTATGTACGTATTTGTATCAATGTTGGTTGGTATGCGTTTGGGTGATGTTTTCTTTTATAGTTGGGATTATTATCAGCATCATTTATTAGAAATTATTTTACCAATGAAAAAAATAAATGGGAGTTGGGAATTTACTGGCTATACAGGTTTTGCGAGCCATGGAGCTGCTATTGGTATTCCTATTGCATTATATTTTTATTCTAAAAAACATTTACAAAAACCTTGGTTATTTATTTTAGATAGATTAGCAATAATGGTGGCTTTAGCAGGTTTTTTTATTAGACTAGGTAATTTCTTTAACTCAGAAATTTACGGAAAAGAAACAGGTTCTGACTTTGGTGTAATTTTTAAAGGAGCAGGAGAAACTGCAGCAAGACATCCAACTCAATTATATGAGGCATTTAGTTATTTAGCTTTATTTTTTGTGATGTGGTTTATCTATTGGAAAACCGATAAAAAACAAAAATTAGGTTATTTATTTGGCTTATTTATGATTGTTTTATGGTCTTTACGTTTTTTTATAGAATTCTTAAAAGAAGCACAAGTAGATGGACGAGAAGATTGGGTTTTCAATTCTTTAAATACAGGACAAGTGTTAAGTATTCCTTTAGTTTTAATAGGAGTTTATTTAATGTTTAGAAAAACAAAAACAGTTAAAGAAACAGTGTAA